The Paenibacillus sp. FSL R7-0204 genome includes a region encoding these proteins:
- a CDS encoding DUF6444 domain-containing protein: MLKKRVHELERQLVQQSHNGIKPPSSDGLRKPPNLRTPPVTNVLEEKFNTSKGELLILSLSAIPTSGRKG, translated from the coding sequence ATGCTGAAAAAACGAGTACATGAGTTGGAACGACAACTCGTACAGCAAAGTCATAACGGCATTAAGCCCCCATCCAGTGACGGGCTTCGCAAGCCTCCGAATCTGCGGACACCTCCCGTTACGAATGTACTGGAAGAGAAATTCAATACTTCCAAGGGAGAACTTTTAATTTTAAGTCTATCAGCAATCCCAACGAGTGGGAGGAAGGGTTAA
- a CDS encoding response regulator — translation MQKVLIVDDEEVLRMLIEDTLEDLDNVETHTAENGGEALAKLAAEPYDLVILDYMMPVMTGIEVLSELDGELKSRTPIMMLTAKAQEMDRNRAREAGARYFMPKPFSPMELLQLVEDILSEKP, via the coding sequence GTGCAAAAGGTACTGATTGTAGATGATGAAGAGGTTCTGCGTATGCTGATTGAGGATACGCTGGAGGATCTTGATAATGTGGAGACCCATACCGCTGAGAATGGGGGCGAGGCGCTCGCCAAGCTGGCGGCAGAACCATACGATCTGGTGATTCTGGATTACATGATGCCCGTAATGACCGGCATTGAAGTGCTGAGCGAGCTGGACGGGGAGCTGAAGAGCCGGACGCCGATTATGATGCTGACAGCCAAGGCACAGGAGATGGACCGTAACCGGGCCAGAGAGGCGGGAGCCCGATATTTTATGCCCAAGCCCTTCAGCCCGATGGAGCTGCTGCAGCTCGTGGAGGACATCCTGAGTGAGAAACCTTAA
- a CDS encoding GGDEF domain-containing response regulator — MTTRKYKELVEERTRETLQKWSEQSTVEEKDIYRFLHNLKGTSGTVGLDAVEAFSGNALLYFSDDNHRSWKEAEWGDYLYPLLELFEEPKPAGAVPPLTPGIALSHGNIHQQYEILIVDDDVELVAFLRESLERQSYYVSIALSAGRGLKLFYETKPDLILLDILLPDRSGIDVLKQIIGKAKKERIPIIIISGEHSIEVQKYAYSLGVMDYIQKPVDIDLFLVLIKNRFELKKEWQESIIVDELTGAFNRKYFNQTMKQLIADFKRTGRTFSLALLDLDLFKQVNDTYGHLMGDEVLQSFSELVKQSIRTEDTFCRYGGEEFALFMPNTPAEQALLVMERIQEAFAAREFQAKRESFHVTFSCGVTEVTGEGQDADILVEEADLALYASKHNGRNQSTLYSQDLLLGQRETLLNVIIVDDDPLIRRIVTTHFAAWQCGTNARVKVASYADGALFLESDWYAPEEKYVILLDGVMPGLDGLEVLEKIRSSYPELNILVIMLTGRSNQRDIIHALQMGADDYVIKPFHLPELLTRIERLAHRFLF; from the coding sequence ATGACAACGAGAAAATATAAAGAGCTGGTTGAAGAGCGCACAAGAGAAACTCTGCAGAAATGGTCGGAACAGTCAACAGTCGAGGAAAAGGATATTTACCGTTTCCTGCATAATCTGAAGGGCACCTCGGGTACTGTGGGTCTAGATGCCGTAGAGGCGTTCTCCGGCAATGCGCTGCTCTATTTCTCGGATGATAACCATAGAAGCTGGAAGGAAGCAGAGTGGGGCGATTATCTCTATCCGCTGCTGGAGCTCTTTGAGGAGCCGAAACCTGCGGGCGCGGTGCCCCCGTTGACTCCCGGGATTGCATTATCCCACGGCAATATCCATCAGCAGTACGAGATTCTGATCGTGGATGATGATGTGGAGCTGGTCGCTTTTTTGCGGGAATCGCTGGAGCGGCAATCCTATTATGTCAGCATTGCGTTGTCGGCAGGACGCGGACTGAAGCTTTTTTATGAGACTAAGCCGGATTTGATTCTCCTTGATATTCTGCTGCCGGACCGCAGCGGGATTGATGTACTGAAGCAGATTATCGGCAAAGCCAAGAAAGAGCGGATTCCAATCATTATAATCAGCGGCGAGCATTCTATTGAGGTTCAGAAGTATGCCTATTCGCTGGGTGTTATGGATTACATACAAAAGCCGGTGGACATCGATTTGTTCCTGGTCCTGATCAAGAACCGCTTCGAACTGAAAAAGGAGTGGCAGGAATCGATCATTGTCGACGAGCTGACCGGGGCGTTCAACCGCAAGTACTTCAACCAGACGATGAAGCAGCTGATCGCCGATTTCAAACGGACAGGCCGGACCTTCTCACTCGCTCTGCTGGATCTCGATCTGTTCAAGCAGGTTAATGATACATACGGGCATCTGATGGGGGACGAGGTGCTGCAGAGTTTTTCGGAGCTGGTGAAACAGTCCATCCGCACGGAGGATACCTTCTGCCGCTATGGCGGTGAGGAGTTTGCCTTGTTCATGCCCAATACGCCTGCGGAGCAGGCGCTGCTCGTGATGGAGCGGATTCAGGAGGCCTTTGCGGCCCGGGAATTCCAGGCCAAACGCGAGAGCTTCCATGTTACCTTTTCCTGCGGAGTGACCGAGGTCACCGGAGAGGGACAGGATGCCGATATATTGGTTGAGGAAGCCGATCTGGCGCTTTATGCCAGCAAACATAACGGCAGGAACCAGAGCACCCTGTACAGCCAGGATCTGCTGCTTGGCCAGCGCGAGACGCTGCTGAATGTCATTATTGTGGACGATGATCCGCTGATCCGCAGAATCGTGACGACCCACTTCGCTGCCTGGCAGTGCGGGACTAACGCCAGAGTGAAGGTGGCGAGTTACGCGGACGGCGCGCTTTTTCTGGAATCGGACTGGTATGCTCCTGAAGAGAAGTATGTTATTCTGCTGGACGGCGTCATGCCGGGGCTTGACGGGCTGGAGGTGCTGGAGAAAATCCGCAGCAGTTACCCTGAGCTGAACATTCTCGTGATCATGCTGACCGGCCGCAGTAACCAGCGGGATATTATCCATGCGCTGCAGATGGGGGCGGACGATTATGTCATTAAGCCGTTCCATCTGCCGGAGCTGTTGACCCGGATTGAGCGTCTGGCCCACCGGTTTCTGTTCTAA
- a CDS encoding copper amine oxidase N-terminal domain-containing protein, giving the protein MRKMKKILLSTTVILLVSGVSSAFASREHPSVFINSEKMDIYANVTSLGTTLVPMRPIFEAYGMTVKWDNSAKSVTATKDDTTIKLTDNSYDAYLNGKLIKLNQAPSLEPTSSIFYVNLRFISESLGAKVNWSTTADDASININFPS; this is encoded by the coding sequence ATGAGAAAAATGAAAAAAATATTATTATCTACGACGGTTATTTTATTGGTATCAGGGGTAAGCAGTGCATTTGCTTCGCGAGAACATCCAAGTGTTTTTATAAATAGCGAAAAAATGGATATTTATGCTAATGTTACTTCTCTAGGTACTACGCTTGTTCCTATGCGTCCAATCTTCGAAGCGTATGGAATGACAGTGAAGTGGGATAATAGTGCCAAATCTGTTACTGCAACAAAAGATGATACTACAATTAAATTGACTGACAATTCATATGATGCTTATTTAAATGGGAAATTGATAAAATTGAATCAAGCACCTTCACTAGAACCAACCAGTAGTATTTTCTATGTGAATTTGAGATTTATATCTGAATCGCTTGGAGCAAAAGTAAACTGGAGTACAACAGCAGATGATGCTTCAATAAATATAAATTTCCCAAGTTAA
- the lspA gene encoding signal peptidase II has product MLFYLITILVLMLDQVTKWIVRTHMELGEMLPSWTPHLRFVYYENSGAAFSSFQGFGKYFAIVAVIFVAAIFYYRRQGKIRGPLLEAASGFLVGGAIGNAIDRVLYHQVTDFLVFGDRGGIMNLADLAINAGGILILVYLLVDHFRQPAARSPL; this is encoded by the coding sequence ATGCTATTTTATCTGATAACTATCCTCGTTCTGATGCTTGATCAGGTAACGAAATGGATAGTGCGTACGCATATGGAGCTTGGGGAGATGCTTCCTTCCTGGACACCGCATTTGCGGTTTGTATACTATGAGAACAGCGGCGCGGCCTTTAGCTCCTTTCAGGGCTTCGGGAAGTATTTTGCGATTGTTGCCGTGATTTTTGTGGCAGCTATCTTCTATTACCGGCGCCAAGGCAAAATCCGCGGCCCCTTGCTCGAAGCAGCCAGCGGCTTCCTGGTTGGCGGGGCCATCGGCAATGCCATTGACCGGGTACTCTATCACCAGGTGACAGATTTCCTGGTCTTCGGGGACCGGGGAGGGATTATGAATCTGGCCGATCTGGCGATCAATGCCGGAGGCATTCTGATTCTGGTATACCTGCTTGTAGACCATTTCAGGCAGCCCGCAGCCCGCAGCCCGTTATAA
- a CDS encoding assimilatory sulfite reductase (NADPH) flavoprotein subunit: MQLQVTNSPFNENQAELLNQLLPTLTPSQQVWLSGYLSALSLQGNQGTSVQAVSPAAPAVVAEPATAASQQASREVTVLFGSQTGNCQRLAVSLSRKLEEQGFQVTVAAMNSFKPNGLKKVENLLLLVSTHGEGEPPDNARAFHEFLYSKRAPQLPGLRFSVLALGDTSYEFFCQTGKDFDQKLEELGAQRLSPRVDCDLDYDEPVAEWFGQVISALNGAQNAAGFADAAVQAAESAESLESAYSRNHPFHAEVLENLNLNGRGSDRETRHLELSLAGSNITFEPGDSLGVYPENHPQLVEDIIAAMDWNADERVPLNKKGEEGTLQEALLRHYEITVLTKPLLEQAAGLTSASALKELLAPERQQELKEYIQGRDLLDLIQDYGPWNAPASIFVTILRKLPARLYSIASSYNANPDEVHFTVRAVRYESHGRERYGVCSVHCAERVQPGATLPVYIQNNPNFKLPADSSVPVIMIGPGTGVAPFRSFLEEREEQGAEGPSWLFYGDRHFVTDFLYQTDWQRMLKDGVLSRLDVAFSRDTEEKVYVQHRILEQSKELYRWLQEGAHVYVCGDEKHMAHDVHSALLTVIQEEGGLSPEAAAAYLETLQQEQRYQRDVY, encoded by the coding sequence TTGCAACTACAAGTTACAAACAGTCCTTTTAATGAGAACCAGGCAGAGCTGCTGAACCAGCTTCTGCCCACGCTGACACCTTCACAGCAGGTATGGTTAAGCGGGTACTTATCTGCCCTGTCGCTGCAGGGTAACCAGGGAACAAGCGTCCAGGCCGTATCCCCCGCTGCTCCAGCAGTAGTAGCAGAGCCGGCAACAGCCGCTTCGCAGCAAGCATCGCGTGAAGTGACCGTATTGTTCGGCTCCCAGACCGGCAACTGCCAGCGGCTGGCCGTGAGCCTCTCCCGCAAGCTGGAGGAGCAGGGCTTCCAGGTTACAGTGGCCGCTATGAACAGCTTCAAGCCGAACGGACTGAAGAAGGTAGAGAACCTGCTGCTGTTGGTCAGCACCCATGGCGAGGGGGAACCGCCGGATAATGCCCGTGCCTTCCATGAATTCCTCTACAGCAAAAGAGCTCCGCAGCTTCCAGGCCTGCGCTTCTCGGTACTCGCGCTAGGCGATACCTCCTATGAATTCTTCTGCCAGACCGGGAAAGACTTCGATCAGAAGCTGGAGGAGCTGGGCGCACAGCGGTTAAGCCCGCGTGTAGATTGCGACCTCGATTATGATGAGCCGGTGGCCGAGTGGTTCGGCCAGGTCATCAGCGCGCTTAACGGAGCGCAGAATGCTGCAGGATTTGCGGATGCAGCGGTTCAGGCTGCTGAGAGCGCAGAGTCACTGGAATCCGCCTATTCACGAAATCATCCTTTCCATGCCGAAGTACTGGAGAATCTGAATCTGAACGGCCGCGGCTCAGACCGTGAGACCCGCCATCTGGAGCTGTCGCTTGCCGGATCGAATATTACCTTTGAGCCGGGGGATTCTCTTGGTGTCTATCCCGAGAACCACCCGCAGCTGGTAGAAGATATTATTGCAGCTATGGACTGGAATGCGGATGAACGTGTTCCGCTGAACAAGAAGGGGGAAGAAGGTACGCTACAGGAAGCGCTGCTGCGGCATTATGAAATTACGGTGCTGACGAAGCCGCTCCTGGAGCAGGCTGCCGGGCTTACCTCTGCATCTGCCCTGAAAGAACTGCTGGCCCCTGAGCGGCAGCAGGAGCTGAAGGAGTATATCCAGGGCCGGGATCTGCTGGATCTTATTCAAGACTATGGACCCTGGAATGCTCCGGCCAGCATCTTCGTGACCATCCTGCGCAAGCTTCCGGCCCGCTTGTATTCCATTGCCAGCAGCTATAATGCCAACCCGGATGAAGTACACTTCACGGTGCGGGCTGTGCGTTATGAGTCACATGGCCGTGAGCGTTACGGTGTCTGCTCGGTACATTGTGCTGAGCGTGTACAGCCGGGTGCCACTTTGCCGGTATATATCCAGAACAATCCGAACTTCAAGCTGCCCGCTGATTCCAGTGTACCGGTAATTATGATCGGTCCGGGAACGGGCGTTGCCCCGTTCCGTTCCTTCCTGGAGGAGCGCGAGGAGCAGGGCGCTGAGGGTCCAAGCTGGCTGTTCTATGGAGACCGTCATTTCGTTACAGACTTTCTCTACCAGACGGATTGGCAGCGGATGCTGAAGGACGGTGTCCTCAGCAGGCTGGATGTGGCCTTCTCACGCGACACAGAGGAGAAGGTGTATGTACAGCACCGTATTCTGGAGCAGAGCAAGGAGCTGTACCGCTGGCTGCAGGAAGGGGCGCATGTCTACGTGTGCGGCGATGAGAAGCATATGGCCCATGATGTGCATTCCGCACTGCTTACAGTGATCCAGGAGGAAGGCGGACTAAGTCCGGAAGCGGCTGCCGCCTATCTGGAGACCCTTCAGCAGGAGCAGCGTTACCAGCGGGATGTCTATTAA
- a CDS encoding ACT domain-containing protein produces the protein MKGIITVLGKDKVGIIAKVCTYLAEHNLNILDISQTIVQDYFNMMMIVDISAPSKSFEEIVEELQQVGEDIGVEIKLQHEDIFNIMHRI, from the coding sequence TTGAAAGGGATTATTACGGTACTCGGGAAAGACAAGGTAGGCATTATCGCCAAAGTATGTACATACCTCGCAGAGCACAATCTGAATATTCTGGACATCTCCCAGACGATTGTGCAGGACTATTTCAACATGATGATGATCGTGGACATCTCTGCCCCCAGCAAGTCCTTCGAGGAGATTGTGGAGGAGCTTCAGCAGGTAGGGGAAGACATCGGTGTGGAAATCAAGCTGCAGCATGAGGATATCTTCAATATTATGCACCGGATTTAA
- a CDS encoding ATP-binding protein — protein sequence MRNLKIAGRSIKTKYYRILLLLFVAIMAGGIGLVFYINVQQEQLDQKRDVLQYKTATINELAVTLSEVFFRARGYVATQSENELALLNAAVKGLDGILEQYSSLKLSPEEVRYRDDLKVFYEQYKSQTLPEVMRLVKNNDYEGIRHLSQSGSTRAVNEYLSYTKQFKANSDALLNELNSRSIRQADTFTFVAFLLSTLLLLFFTLLIWRMLKIIIDPIVKLEEATNSLAAGDAVLLGKLHKQDEIGRLYDAFLNMAHSIQDKEEELMMQNEELHAQQDELQDQQYRLERSLSEIESMMKALNQTSAVGILSNKGVFTYANDNLSVYTGYKSSEVIGYTYRLFELHNISDSQVEQMIRKLSTGGVWSGETELATKEGSPLWLQLTIMPYLNDEGQIYQYILIANNITSMKNVQQELAETLKSTEQTSMMLELNNQLNHEITYTLDKQEFAEKFNKYMNRLYSFDSSLFLLVKDKIAVVKGVPPENVERYIGEGSKEILYRLSVEKSYMVKRVGSVREQGISANEVYCYDYYTTVVNAEDEILAVFCGTRIGHPFTEEETDEIQGMMNRVALAIERLFMYEEIENGRKLNQDIVNNVNEGIQFVGTDGVIQHINKALSQLFSYEDWTEGMLIPKERWMEHFTFRVNESEELGRFYQKAMSEHTTDSSAMKYSIGKEDMKHVDAYAIPVFRREVRVGTLFVHRDITREYELDLMKSELVSTVSHELRTPLSSVLGFTELLLSKTMKPEKQLKYLETIHKEAKRLTELINDFLDLQRMESGTQLYNVEKVNLSETVLSVIDQYKLSGTHHILLEDEALNPEVEVDKDKIIQVLTNLLSNAIKFSPGANEVKVMLHNEPGSIVVRIQDHGLGIPKNQIGQLFQKFRRVDNSASKRIGGTGLGLAICKEIIEKQKGTIGIESVEGEGSTVWFRLPLMQAETGHPEEEPSHRWNTGKEQKPDVMIVEDDYSLSLLLSEELKGKGFRVTHHYHPQKAFDQAVKTPFVAIIVDLMLGDELDGWDLIRMLKDDPRTEKVPIVISSALDKDDKSMMDNVQKYLTKPYPPGELSGTLQEIVDIQLKTGEVLFPDNGEAGHASPLGES from the coding sequence GTGAGAAACCTTAAGATTGCAGGCCGGAGCATCAAAACGAAATATTACCGGATTCTTCTGCTCCTGTTCGTTGCCATTATGGCCGGAGGAATCGGGCTTGTCTTCTATATCAATGTCCAGCAGGAACAGCTGGATCAGAAACGTGATGTGCTGCAATATAAGACGGCAACGATCAACGAGCTGGCGGTGACGCTCAGCGAGGTCTTTTTCCGGGCGAGAGGTTATGTGGCTACCCAGAGCGAGAATGAGCTTGCGCTACTGAACGCTGCGGTTAAGGGGCTTGACGGCATTCTGGAGCAGTATTCCTCCCTGAAGCTGTCCCCTGAAGAAGTCCGGTACAGAGATGACCTTAAGGTATTCTATGAACAATACAAAAGCCAGACCCTGCCCGAAGTGATGCGTCTGGTGAAGAATAATGATTACGAGGGAATCCGCCACTTGTCTCAAAGCGGCAGTACCAGGGCTGTGAACGAATACCTGAGCTACACGAAGCAATTCAAAGCCAATTCGGATGCGCTGCTGAATGAGCTGAACTCCCGCTCCATCAGGCAGGCGGATACGTTCACCTTCGTTGCTTTTCTGCTTAGTACCTTGCTTCTGCTGTTCTTCACCCTGCTGATCTGGCGGATGCTCAAAATTATCATCGATCCGATTGTGAAGCTGGAGGAAGCAACGAATTCGCTGGCGGCCGGTGATGCGGTTCTGCTCGGTAAACTGCATAAGCAGGATGAAATCGGGCGGCTCTATGACGCCTTCCTGAATATGGCCCATAGCATCCAGGACAAAGAGGAAGAGCTGATGATGCAGAATGAAGAGCTGCACGCCCAGCAGGACGAGCTGCAGGACCAGCAGTACAGGCTGGAGCGGTCGCTCAGTGAAATCGAGAGCATGATGAAGGCGCTGAATCAGACCTCTGCCGTCGGCATTCTGTCGAACAAAGGCGTGTTCACTTACGCGAACGATAATCTGAGCGTCTACACAGGGTACAAGAGCTCCGAGGTTATCGGATATACCTACCGGTTGTTTGAGCTGCATAATATTTCGGATTCCCAGGTGGAGCAGATGATCCGTAAGCTGTCGACCGGCGGAGTGTGGAGCGGGGAGACGGAGCTTGCGACGAAGGAAGGTTCGCCGCTCTGGCTGCAGCTGACAATCATGCCGTATCTGAATGATGAAGGTCAGATTTACCAGTATATCCTGATTGCCAATAACATTACCTCGATGAAGAATGTGCAGCAGGAGCTGGCGGAGACGCTGAAAAGCACGGAGCAGACATCCATGATGCTGGAGCTTAACAATCAGCTGAATCATGAGATTACTTATACGCTGGACAAGCAGGAATTCGCCGAAAAGTTCAACAAATACATGAACCGTCTGTACTCGTTCGACTCCAGTCTTTTCCTGCTGGTCAAGGACAAGATAGCGGTGGTCAAAGGGGTTCCGCCGGAGAATGTGGAGCGGTACATCGGTGAGGGCAGCAAGGAGATTCTGTACCGCCTGAGTGTGGAAAAGTCGTATATGGTGAAGCGGGTGGGCTCGGTCAGAGAGCAGGGAATCTCCGCCAATGAGGTATATTGTTACGACTACTATACGACCGTGGTAAATGCTGAGGATGAGATTCTGGCAGTCTTCTGCGGAACACGCATCGGGCACCCGTTCACGGAGGAAGAGACCGACGAAATTCAGGGGATGATGAACCGGGTTGCCCTGGCCATTGAACGCCTGTTCATGTACGAGGAGATTGAGAATGGCCGCAAGCTGAATCAGGATATTGTGAACAATGTCAATGAGGGCATCCAGTTCGTTGGCACGGACGGCGTTATTCAGCACATTAACAAAGCGCTCAGCCAATTGTTCAGCTATGAGGACTGGACGGAAGGCATGCTGATTCCCAAGGAGCGCTGGATGGAGCACTTCACCTTCCGGGTGAATGAATCGGAAGAGCTGGGGCGCTTTTACCAGAAGGCGATGTCCGAGCATACCACTGACTCCAGTGCGATGAAGTATTCTATCGGCAAGGAAGACATGAAGCATGTGGATGCCTATGCCATACCGGTCTTCCGCAGGGAGGTCCGGGTGGGGACGCTGTTCGTCCACCGGGACATTACCCGTGAGTATGAGCTGGATCTGATGAAGTCGGAGCTGGTCAGCACGGTTAGCCATGAGCTGCGGACGCCGCTGTCGAGTGTACTGGGCTTCACGGAGCTGCTGCTGTCCAAAACCATGAAGCCGGAGAAGCAGCTGAAATATCTGGAGACGATTCATAAGGAAGCCAAGCGTCTGACGGAGCTGATTAACGACTTCCTGGACCTGCAGCGGATGGAGTCCGGTACACAACTGTACAATGTGGAGAAGGTCAATCTTAGCGAGACGGTTCTGAGTGTCATAGATCAATACAAGCTGAGCGGTACCCACCATATTCTGCTGGAGGACGAGGCGCTGAATCCCGAGGTTGAGGTAGACAAGGATAAAATTATCCAGGTGCTGACCAACCTGCTGAGCAATGCGATCAAGTTCTCACCGGGCGCAAATGAAGTGAAGGTCATGCTTCATAACGAACCGGGCAGCATTGTGGTTAGGATTCAGGACCATGGACTCGGGATTCCGAAGAATCAGATCGGGCAGCTGTTCCAGAAATTCCGCAGAGTGGACAATAGTGCATCCAAGCGGATTGGCGGTACGGGGCTCGGCCTGGCTATCTGCAAGGAAATTATCGAGAAGCAGAAGGGAACGATCGGGATTGAATCGGTTGAAGGCGAGGGCTCGACGGTATGGTTCCGTCTTCCGTTGATGCAGGCCGAGACCGGCCACCCGGAGGAGGAGCCTTCCCATAGATGGAATACCGGCAAGGAGCAGAAGCCGGATGTAATGATTGTGGAGGATGATTACAGTCTGTCGCTGCTGCTCTCGGAGGAGCTGAAGGGCAAGGGCTTCCGGGTCACCCATCACTATCATCCGCAAAAAGCTTTTGACCAGGCCGTCAAAACGCCCTTTGTAGCGATCATTGTGGATCTGATGCTGGGCGATGAGCTTGACGGCTGGGATCTGATCCGCATGCTCAAAGATGATCCCCGGACCGAGAAGGTGCCGATTGTCATCTCCTCGGCGCTGGATAAGGACGATAAGAGTATGATGGATAATGTGCAGAAATATCTGACCAAGCCCTATCCGCCAGGCGAGCTGTCGGGTACGCTTCAGGAGATTGTGGACATTCAGCTGAAGACAGGCGAGGTGCTGTTCCCGGATAACGGCGAGGCCGGGCATGCTTCGCCGCTTGGTGAGAGCTAG
- a CDS encoding aldo/keto reductase, whose translation MKYSYLGKSGLKVSQLCLGTMNFGPETEEKEAFRIMDAALDAGINFFDTANVYGGQDRRGWTEEIIGRWFQQGGGRREKVVLATKVYNDMFDEQDGPNSGSGLSAYKIRRHFEGSLRRLQTDHIELYQMHHIDRNVSWDELWGAFEILVSQGKADYIGSSNFAGWHIAAAQAKAKERHFLGLVSEQHLYNLLERTPELEVLPASQELGLGVIPWSPLAGGLLGRNALAKTGVRSARSAKLEQHRSQLEQFSALCKELGEHEDQVALAWVLANPAVTAPIIGPRTMEQFEDSLRVTEITLDEATLKKLDEIFPGPGKPAPEAYAW comes from the coding sequence GTGAAGTACAGTTATTTGGGTAAATCGGGGTTAAAGGTCAGCCAGTTGTGTCTGGGGACGATGAATTTCGGACCGGAGACGGAGGAGAAGGAAGCCTTCAGAATTATGGATGCGGCCCTGGATGCCGGAATTAATTTCTTCGATACAGCGAATGTGTACGGGGGCCAGGACCGGCGGGGCTGGACCGAGGAAATTATCGGCCGCTGGTTTCAGCAGGGCGGCGGACGGCGCGAGAAGGTAGTGCTGGCCACCAAGGTCTACAATGACATGTTCGATGAGCAGGACGGTCCCAATTCCGGCTCAGGCTTGTCTGCCTATAAGATCAGACGGCATTTTGAAGGCTCGCTGCGGCGCCTGCAGACCGATCATATTGAACTATATCAGATGCATCATATCGACCGGAACGTATCGTGGGACGAGCTGTGGGGAGCATTCGAGATTCTCGTGTCCCAGGGCAAAGCCGACTATATCGGCTCCAGCAACTTCGCGGGCTGGCATATCGCTGCTGCCCAGGCGAAGGCGAAGGAGCGTCATTTCCTCGGCCTTGTCTCCGAGCAGCATCTCTACAACCTGCTGGAACGGACGCCGGAGCTGGAAGTGCTGCCCGCCTCACAGGAGCTGGGCCTGGGTGTTATTCCGTGGAGTCCGCTGGCTGGAGGCCTGCTCGGACGCAATGCGCTCGCCAAGACTGGGGTGCGCAGCGCCCGTTCGGCCAAGCTGGAGCAGCACCGCAGCCAGCTGGAGCAGTTCTCCGCGCTCTGCAAGGAGCTGGGCGAGCATGAAGATCAGGTCGCTCTGGCCTGGGTACTGGCTAATCCGGCTGTGACCGCACCGATTATCGGGCCGCGTACGATGGAGCAGTTCGAGGACTCCCTGCGGGTGACCGAGATTACGCTGGATGAGGCCACGCTGAAGAAGCTGGACGAGATCTTCCCGGGACCGGGCAAGCCGGCACCGGAAGCGTATGCCTGGTAA